TTATACCTTTATTATGATAAAGACCACGCCGATAATACTACCTACATAGGTGATATTGGCTCAACTCCTGCCCAAAACGTTTGGGATTCTAATTTTGTTGGTGTTTGGCACATGAGCCAAGACCCAACTGGCGGGTCTGGTTGTATAAAAGATTCAACTTCTAATACAAATCATGGAACTCCGGGCGGGTCAATGACCTCTGGAGACCTGGTTGACGGCAAAACAGGGAAAGCTCTAGATTTTGATGGTAGTGATGATTGTATTAGCTTGCCTGACAATAGTGACTTTAAACCTGATTATGTTTCAGTAGAAGCACTTTGTAAAACTGATACTGGAAATGCAGATTGGGTAAGAATATTTGATAGGTCCTATTTTTCTGCGAGTAATATTGGCTATGCCTTAGTTATTTCTGATGTTGGTAAAGCACGATTTCATCCAATCCTTACTGGTAATGAATATCATGACGCTGATAGTACTGATGTAATTGAGGGAGATGGAAAATGGCATTACCTAGTTGGAAGTTACGAAGATAATCATACAAAATTTTATGATAATGGTAATTTAACAGAAGATGAAGTTGGTGGTTCTGGAAAAGTTGTTATCCATCAAGAATCTCAAGTCCCACAAATTGGTAACGGCGTTTATGATTCTGCCTATAAAGGAATTATTGATGAACTC
The DNA window shown above is from Candidatus Zixiibacteriota bacterium and carries:
- a CDS encoding LamG domain-containing protein, encoding LYLYYDKDHADNTTYIGDIGSTPAQNVWDSNFVGVWHMSQDPTGGSGCIKDSTSNTNHGTPGGSMTSGDLVDGKTGKALDFDGSDDCISLPDNSDFKPDYVSVEALCKTDTGNADWVRIFDRSYFSASNIGYALVISDVGKARFHPILTGNEYHDADSTDVIEGDGKWHYLVGSYEDNHTKFYDNGNLTEDEVGGSGKVVIHQESQVPQIGNGVYDSAYKGIIDELRISNIARSASWIKATYYSNWDSLITFGSEEIVVTNHFDGKVRIKDSVTNHFDGKVRIKDSVTNHFDGKVDINTAINHFDGKARIKDFVTNLFDGKAKIKDSVTNLFDGKAKIKVFATNLLDGKTWIVYTGQINDYCPTPTCEMSAVFRYARIEASPPIPTASFRIGRIIEGYCPVPGFTCTAYSGRNPSIIA